From the genome of Alcanivorax sp.:
AACCTCGAGCAGGATTCTGTTGGTGCCGTGGTACTGGGTGATTACCTGGGCCTGGCCGAAGGCCAGAAGGTACGTTGTACCGGCCGTATCCTGGAAGTCCCCACTGGCCCCGAACTGCTGGGTCGTGTGGTAGACGCTCTGGGTAACCCGATCGACGGCAAAGGCCCGATCGACGCCAAGCAGACCGACGCAGTCGAAAAGGTAGCGCCCGGCGTTATCTGGCGTAAAGAGGTTAACGAGCCGGTTCAGACCGGTTACAAGGCCATCGACGCCATGGTGCCGATCGGTCGTGGTCAGCGTGAGCTGATCATTGGTGACCGTCAGATCGGTAAGACCGCAGTAGCTGTCGATTCCATCATTGCCCAGAAGGGCACTGGCGTTAAGTGTATCTACGTTGCGGTTGGCCAGAAGCAGTCCACCATTGCCAACGTGGTACGCAAGCTGGAAGAGCACGGTGCCATGGATCACACTATCATCGTTGCCGCTTCCGCTTCCGATCCGGCGTCCATGCAGTTCCTGGCACCCTTCGCCGGTTGTGCCATGGGCGAATACTTCCGCGACCGCGGTGACGATGCCCTGATCGTCTATGATGACCTGACCAAGCAAGCCTGGGCGTATCGTCAGATCTCCCTGCTGCTGCGTCGTCCGCCGGGCCGTGAAGCTTATCCTGGTGACGTGTTCTACCTGCACTCCCGTCTGCTGGAGCGCGCCGCCAAGGTCAGCGAAGAATACGTAGAGAAGTTCACCAACGGTGAAGTGAAAGGCAAGACCGGTTCCCTGACCGCGCTGCCGATCATCGAAACCCAGGGTGGTGACGTATCGGCATTCGTACCGACCAACGTGATCTCCATCACCGATGGTCAGATCTTCCTGGAAACCGACCTGTTCAACTCCGGTATTCGTCCGGCGATGAACGCCGGTGTGTCTGTATCCCGTGTAGGTGGTGCAGCCCAGACCAAGATCGTTAAAAAGCTCGGCGGTGGTATCCGTCTGGCACTGGCCCAGTACCGTGAACTGGCGGCCTTCGCCCAGTTCGCTTCCGACCTCGACGATTCCACTCGTGAGCAGCTGGAACATGGTCAGGCCGTTACCGAGCTGATGAAGCAGAAGCAGTACAGCCCGCTGAGTGTTGCTGAGATGGGTGTTGTTCTGTACGCCGCTAACGAAGGTTACCTGAAAGGTATCGAAATCGAGAAAATCGGTTCCTTCGAAACAGCCATGCTGGACTACATGAACAGCGAAAAGAAAGCGTTGATGGACAAGATCAACGAGAAGGGTGACTACAACGGCGACATCGAGGGTGAGATCAAGGAATCTCTCGATCAGTTCAAAGCCACCCAGACCTGGTAATTCGCTGATAAAAGGTACTTCCTATGTCCAGCGGTAAAGAGATCAAAGGCAAGATTGCCAGTGTTCAGAGCACGAAGAAGATTACTCGTGCAATGGAAATGGTGGCAGCTTCCAAGATGCGTAAGGCACAGGATCGTATGGCAGCTAGCAAGCCCTACGCCAGCCGTATGCGTCAGGTGGTTGCCCATCTGGCCAATGCCGATCTGGAATACCGGCACAGCTACCTGCAAGAGCGGGAAGTCAAAAACGTTGGCTACATCGTAGTGACCTCTGACCGGGGTCTCTGCGGTGGTCTCAACGTGAACCTGCTCAAGAACGTTGTCAAAAGCGCGAAAGAATGGGAAGAGAAAGGCGCCAAGACCCAGTACTGCGTAGTGGGTACCAAGGGCGTTTCCTTCTTCAAGAGCGTGGGCGGCAACGTGGAAGCGACAGTTAACGGTCTGGGGGATACCCCGCACCTGAATGATCTGATCGGTTCCATCAAGGTAATGCTGGAAGCCTATGACAAGGGTGAGATCGACCGTCTGTACATCGTGTACAACGAGTTCGTGAACACCATGACCCAGTCGCCCACCAACATTCAGCTTCTGCCGCTTGAAGCCGGCGAAGAAGAAGAGTTGAAGCGCCACTGGGACTACATTTACGAGCCCGCTCCGAAAGAGCTGCTGGACGAACTGCTGGTGCGGTTCATCGAGTCCCAGGTCTATCAGGGTGTGGTTGAAAACAATGCCTGTGAGCAGGCAGCGCGTATGATCGCGATGAAAGCGGCCAGCGATAATGCCGGTGACATCATTCGTGATCTGCAGTTGGTGTACAACAAGGCACGCCAGGCTGCAATTACGCAGGAAATCTCCGAAATCGTTGGTGGTGCTGCTGCGGTCTGATCTGTCAGCAGGCAGGCGCGGCAAAAACGCAAGTTAAGAGGATGCAAGCATGAGTAGCGGTCGTATTGTTCAGATCATCGGTGCTGTAATCGACGTGGAATTCCCGCGCGAAGACGTACCGAAGGTATATGACGCCCTCAACGTGGACGGTACTGAAACCACGCTGGAAGTTCAGCAGCAGCTGGGCGACGGTGTTGTTCGTACCATTGCCATGGGCTCCACCGAAGGTCTGAAGCGTGGTATCGCCGTGACTGACACCGGTGAGCCGATTCAGGTTCCGGTAGGCACCAAGACCCTGGGCCGTATCATGGACGTGCTGGGTCGCCCGATCGACGAAGCCGGTCCTATCGGTGAAGAAGAGCGCATGTCTATTCACCGTGCAGCTCCTACTTACGCTGAGCAGGCCGCTACCAACGAACTGCTGGAAACCGGCATCAAGGTAATCGACCTGGTTTGCCCCTTCGCGAAAGGCGGTAAGGTTGGTTTGTTCGGTGGTGCGGGTGTAGGTAAAACCGTAAACATGATGGAGCTGATCCGGAACATCGCGATCGAGCACTCCGGTTTCTCCGTGTTTGCGGGTGTGGGTGAGCGTACTCGTGAGGGTAACGACTTCTACCACGAAATGAAGGATTCCAACGTACTGGACAAGGTATCCCTGGTTTACGGTCAGATGAACGAGCCGCCGGGTAACCGTCTGCGTGTAGCGCTGACCGGTCTGACCATGGCCGAGAAGTTCCGTGACGAAGGTCGTGACGTACTGTTCTTCGTCGATAACATCTACCGTTACACCCTGGCCGGTACCGAAGTATCCGCTCTGCTGGGTCGTATGCCTTCTGCGGTAGGTTACCAGCCGACCCTGGCGGAAGAGATGGGCGTTCTGCAGGAACGTATTACCTCCACCAAGGTAGGTTCCATCACCTCCGTACAGGCCGTATACGTACCGGCGGATGACTTGACTGACCCGTCTCCGGCAACCACCTTTGCTCACCTGGATTCCACTGTATCCCTGAGCCGTGACATCGCCTCCAAGGGTATCTACCCGGCGATCGACCCGCTGGATTCCACCTCTCGTCAGCTGGATCCGCTGGTCATCGGTCAGGAACACTACGACATCGCTCGTGGCGTTCAGATGGTGCTGCAGCGCTTTAAAGAGCTGAAGGACATCATCGCGATTCTGGGTATGGACGAACTGTCTGAAGAAGACAAGCAAGTCGTATCCCGCGCCCGTAAGATCGAGCGCTTCCTGTCCCAGCCGTTCTTCGTGGCAGAAGTATTTACCGGTTCTCCCGGCAAGTACGTTTCCCTGAAAGACACCCTGGCAGGCTTCAAGGGTATCCTGAACGGCGACTACGACCACATTCCGGAGCAGGACTTCTACATGAAGGGTTCTATCGACGAAGTGGTAGAAGCCTACAACAAGCGTAGCAAGTAACCTTCACCGGGAGACAACAAATGGCGATGACCGTGCATTGCGACATTGTAAGTGCAGAACGCCAGCTGTTCTCCGGCCTGGTTGAAATCGTGGTAGCTTCCGGTGTGGAAGGTGACCTCGGGATCATGCCTGGCCACGCCCCGCTCCTGACCCGGCTCCAGCCGGGCCCGGTACGGGTGAAGAAGCAGAATGGTGAAGAAGAAGTGTTCTACGTATCCGGCGGCTTCCTGGAAGTGCAGCCGAAGCTGGTTACCGTACTGGCGGATACCGCGGAACGCGCCGAAAACATGGACGCCGCTGAAGCCGAGCGCGCCAAGACCCGAGCCAAAGAAGCGCTGGAAGGGAAGAACTCCGAAATGGATTACTCCCGTGCCGCCGCCACCCTGGCTGAGTCCATGGCACAGCTGCGTACCATCGAACAGTTGAAGAAAAAGGCCCGGTAATCCGGTCTTTTGCAAATCTTCAACACATGAAAGGGTAGCCAGGTGCTACCCTTTTTTGTTTCTGTCATAGAATTAACGTACAACAGCAAACCAGACACGGGCCGGGAAGGTCCGCTCAAGTCGTAAAGCAATAAGGACAGGGTATGAGTCTCGCCGTCGTAATTCTTGCCGCCGGCAAGGGCACTCGCATGAAGAGTGCACTACCGAAAGTGCTCCATGAAGTGGCCGGCAAGGCCATGGTCCAGCACGTGGTGGATGCCGCTGATAGCCTCAACGCCAACAATACCGTAGTGGTCTACGGCCATGGGGGCGACCAGGTGCAGGCCACCGTCAGTGGCAGCAACCTGCAATGGGCCGAGCAGGCCGAACAGCTGGGCACCGGCCATGCCGTCGCCCAGGCCATGCCCGCGGTAAAGGAAGACATCGTACTGGTACTGTACGGCGACGTGCCGCTGATCCGTCCGGAAACCCTGCGTGAGTTCGTGGAATGCGTGGACGACAGCACCCTGGCACTGATGACCCTGACCCTGGACGACCCCAGTGGCTATGGCCGTATCGTCCGTGACGGCCAGAACAATGTGCAGCGCATTGTGGAGCAGAAAGATGCCACAGAAAATGAGCTGGGCATCCAGGAAATCAATACCGGGATCCTCGCCTGCACCCGCAGCTTCCTGGATGACTGCCTGCCCAAACTGTCCAGCAACAACGCTCAGGGCGAGTACTACCTTACCGACGTGATCGCCATGGCGGTACAGTCCGGCCTGAGCGTGGAAACCCTGCAACCCCAATTCGCCTGGGAAGTGGACGGCGTCAACGACCGGGTGCAGCTGGCCCGGCTGGAGCGCCTCTACCAGCAGGCCCAGGCAGAATCCCTGATGCGCGATGGCGTCACCCTGCGTGACCCGGCGCGTCTGGATATCCGCGGCAGCGTGCAGATCGCCAGCGATGTGATCATCGATGTGAACGTGGTGCTGGAAGGCGACGTGACCATCGAGGAAGGCGTCACCATCGGCCCCAACTGCATCATCCGCGATGCCAACATTGGCGCCGGTACCGTGGTGGAAGCCAACAGCCTGATCGACGGCGCGGTGGTGGGTGACCAGTGCACCATCGGCCCCTACGCGCGTCTACGCCCGGGCACCGAACTGGCGGACAACGCCAAGATCGGCAACTTCGTGGAAACCAAGAAATCCTATGTAGGTGAAGGCTCCAAGGTGAACCACCTCACCTACATCGGCGACAGCCAGATCGGCAAGGGTGTGAATGTGGGTGCCGGTACCATCACCTGTAATTACGACGGCGTGAACAAGTTCCAGACCATCATGAAGGATGGCGCCTTCATCGGCTCCAATTCATCACTGGTAGCGCCGGTCACCATCGGTGAGAATGCCACCGTGGGCGCCGGCAGCACCGTCACCAAGGACGTGGACGACAACGGCCTCGCCGTGGCCCGTGGCCAGCAGCGCAATGTGGCGAACTGGAAACGCCCCACGAAGAAATAACGGATTGTATCGGGTCCGCCCTTTTCATAGGGCGGAAATGGGCGAAAGCCCATCTCCGTCACAATGAACGGACCCGGCAGGCAACAGCTTTAGGAAAAAACACATGTGTGGAATCGTCGGCGCCATTGCCCAGCGTAACGTGGGCAACATCCTCATCACCGGTCTCAAGCGTCTGGAATACCGCGGCTATGACAGTGCCGGGGTGGCCCTGCTGGATGATAGCGGTATCACCCGGGTACGCCGCCAAGGCAAGGTGGCGGGCCTGGAAGACGCGGTGAACGAGCAAGGTGCGGCAGGCACCCTGGGCATCGCCCACACTCGCTGGGCTACCCACGGCAAGCCCTCCGAAGCCAATGCCCACCCGCACATGTCCGGCAGTGATCTGGCCCTGGTCCACAACGGTATCATTGAGAACTTTCAGGAATTGAAAGACGAATTGGAAGCGGCAGGTTATACCTTCCAGTCACAGACCGACACCGAAGTGATCGTCCACCTGCTCGACCAGACCCTGCAAACCGGCGTGGACCTGTTCGCCGCCGTGCAGCAAGTGACAAAGAAGCTGGACGGTGCCTACGCCCTGGGCGTGATCCACAAGGCGCAACCGGACAAGCTGGTCACCGTACGGTCCGGCAGCCCGTTGGTGATTGGCCTGGGCATCGATGAAAACTACATCGCCTCCGACCAGCTGGCCCTGCTACCAGTGACCAACCGCTTTATCTTCCTGGAGGAAGGGGATCAGGCCGAACTGACCACCGACGGCGTGCGCATCGTCGATGCCGACGGCAATCCGGTCACCCGCGAGCCCCACGAATTCGACGGCACCCACGAAGATGCCGAGAAAGGCGAATACCGCCACTACATGCAGAAGGAAATCTTCGAGCAGCCGGCGGCGATTCAGAAAACCCTGGAAGATCGCATCGAGTCCCCCGCCGGCCTGATTGAGGCATTCGGTGAAAAGGCCCCGGCGATTTTCGACAAGGTGAAAACGGTACAGATCGTTGCCTGTGGTACCAGCTACCACGCCGGCATGGTGGCCCGATACTGGCTGGAAGACATCGCCGGCATTCCCTGTCAGGTGGAAGTGGCCAGCGAGTTCCGTTACCGCAAGCACGTGGTACCGGAAGGCACCCTGTTCGTGACCA
Proteins encoded in this window:
- the atpA gene encoding F0F1 ATP synthase subunit alpha, coding for MQQLNPSEISEIIKSRIANLDTSTEARNEGTVVSVSDGIVRIHGLADVMFGEMIEFEGGIYGMALNLEQDSVGAVVLGDYLGLAEGQKVRCTGRILEVPTGPELLGRVVDALGNPIDGKGPIDAKQTDAVEKVAPGVIWRKEVNEPVQTGYKAIDAMVPIGRGQRELIIGDRQIGKTAVAVDSIIAQKGTGVKCIYVAVGQKQSTIANVVRKLEEHGAMDHTIIVAASASDPASMQFLAPFAGCAMGEYFRDRGDDALIVYDDLTKQAWAYRQISLLLRRPPGREAYPGDVFYLHSRLLERAAKVSEEYVEKFTNGEVKGKTGSLTALPIIETQGGDVSAFVPTNVISITDGQIFLETDLFNSGIRPAMNAGVSVSRVGGAAQTKIVKKLGGGIRLALAQYRELAAFAQFASDLDDSTREQLEHGQAVTELMKQKQYSPLSVAEMGVVLYAANEGYLKGIEIEKIGSFETAMLDYMNSEKKALMDKINEKGDYNGDIEGEIKESLDQFKATQTW
- the atpG gene encoding F0F1 ATP synthase subunit gamma → MSSGKEIKGKIASVQSTKKITRAMEMVAASKMRKAQDRMAASKPYASRMRQVVAHLANADLEYRHSYLQEREVKNVGYIVVTSDRGLCGGLNVNLLKNVVKSAKEWEEKGAKTQYCVVGTKGVSFFKSVGGNVEATVNGLGDTPHLNDLIGSIKVMLEAYDKGEIDRLYIVYNEFVNTMTQSPTNIQLLPLEAGEEEELKRHWDYIYEPAPKELLDELLVRFIESQVYQGVVENNACEQAARMIAMKAASDNAGDIIRDLQLVYNKARQAAITQEISEIVGGAAAV
- the atpD gene encoding F0F1 ATP synthase subunit beta, producing the protein MSSGRIVQIIGAVIDVEFPREDVPKVYDALNVDGTETTLEVQQQLGDGVVRTIAMGSTEGLKRGIAVTDTGEPIQVPVGTKTLGRIMDVLGRPIDEAGPIGEEERMSIHRAAPTYAEQAATNELLETGIKVIDLVCPFAKGGKVGLFGGAGVGKTVNMMELIRNIAIEHSGFSVFAGVGERTREGNDFYHEMKDSNVLDKVSLVYGQMNEPPGNRLRVALTGLTMAEKFRDEGRDVLFFVDNIYRYTLAGTEVSALLGRMPSAVGYQPTLAEEMGVLQERITSTKVGSITSVQAVYVPADDLTDPSPATTFAHLDSTVSLSRDIASKGIYPAIDPLDSTSRQLDPLVIGQEHYDIARGVQMVLQRFKELKDIIAILGMDELSEEDKQVVSRARKIERFLSQPFFVAEVFTGSPGKYVSLKDTLAGFKGILNGDYDHIPEQDFYMKGSIDEVVEAYNKRSK
- a CDS encoding F0F1 ATP synthase subunit epsilon; the protein is MAMTVHCDIVSAERQLFSGLVEIVVASGVEGDLGIMPGHAPLLTRLQPGPVRVKKQNGEEEVFYVSGGFLEVQPKLVTVLADTAERAENMDAAEAERAKTRAKEALEGKNSEMDYSRAAATLAESMAQLRTIEQLKKKAR
- the glmU gene encoding bifunctional UDP-N-acetylglucosamine diphosphorylase/glucosamine-1-phosphate N-acetyltransferase GlmU, which gives rise to MSLAVVILAAGKGTRMKSALPKVLHEVAGKAMVQHVVDAADSLNANNTVVVYGHGGDQVQATVSGSNLQWAEQAEQLGTGHAVAQAMPAVKEDIVLVLYGDVPLIRPETLREFVECVDDSTLALMTLTLDDPSGYGRIVRDGQNNVQRIVEQKDATENELGIQEINTGILACTRSFLDDCLPKLSSNNAQGEYYLTDVIAMAVQSGLSVETLQPQFAWEVDGVNDRVQLARLERLYQQAQAESLMRDGVTLRDPARLDIRGSVQIASDVIIDVNVVLEGDVTIEEGVTIGPNCIIRDANIGAGTVVEANSLIDGAVVGDQCTIGPYARLRPGTELADNAKIGNFVETKKSYVGEGSKVNHLTYIGDSQIGKGVNVGAGTITCNYDGVNKFQTIMKDGAFIGSNSSLVAPVTIGENATVGAGSTVTKDVDDNGLAVARGQQRNVANWKRPTKK
- the glmS gene encoding glutamine--fructose-6-phosphate transaminase (isomerizing): MCGIVGAIAQRNVGNILITGLKRLEYRGYDSAGVALLDDSGITRVRRQGKVAGLEDAVNEQGAAGTLGIAHTRWATHGKPSEANAHPHMSGSDLALVHNGIIENFQELKDELEAAGYTFQSQTDTEVIVHLLDQTLQTGVDLFAAVQQVTKKLDGAYALGVIHKAQPDKLVTVRSGSPLVIGLGIDENYIASDQLALLPVTNRFIFLEEGDQAELTTDGVRIVDADGNPVTREPHEFDGTHEDAEKGEYRHYMQKEIFEQPAAIQKTLEDRIESPAGLIEAFGEKAPAIFDKVKTVQIVACGTSYHAGMVARYWLEDIAGIPCQVEVASEFRYRKHVVPEGTLFVTISQSGETADTLAALRDTQSPNYVGRLAICNVDSSSLVRESELVFLTKAGPEIGVASTKAFTTQLAGLLMMVLALGRQKGLADSEIEKVLDEMRQLPNLIEQAASLDAPIEKLSEHFVEKHHALFLGRGVQFPVALEGALKLKEISYIHAEAYAAGELKHGPLALVDSDMPVVSVAPNDELLEKLKSNLQEVRARGGELYVFADKNAHVKEGEGIHVLNMPAVPETIAPIVYTVPLQLLSYHVAVLRGTDVDQPRNLAKSVTVE